Proteins co-encoded in one Neovison vison isolate M4711 chromosome 9, ASM_NN_V1, whole genome shotgun sequence genomic window:
- the TRMO gene encoding tRNA (adenine(37)-N6)-methyltransferase isoform X2: MRVLEEPGPQPTETGCGCVKPALETGNLLTEPIGYLESCFSAKNGTPRQPSICSHSRACLRIRKSIFNNPEHSLMGLEQFSHVWILFVFHKNGHLSCKAKVQPPRLNGIKTGVFSTRSPHRPNAIGLTLAKLEKVEGGAIYLSGIDMIHGTPVLDIKPYIAEYDSPQNLIEPLQDFNLQNNQYKSQNTSQSDGKTDHCDQRQLSRCDKPQACSHTKEKPKCEDGTSGANCMKHDNSTKIQQNSPQPREIAADLGVESRSDQSLSVAEEQIGSNCPGKSSSEEGTEKRLKRGKEAVVAQGNSVEMQPVVPQCPSRMAGAAHRSAVPDWVREAPVAPLEVRFTPHAETDLEHLSSEGISQVLVP; this comes from the exons ATGCGTGTGTTGGAAGAGCCGGGGCCTCAGCCCACAGAGACCGGGTGTGGGTGCGTGAAGCCGGCTCTGGAAACAG GGAATCTTTTAACTGAGCCAATTGGCTACTTGGAATCCTGTTTCTCAGCCAAGAATGGTACTCCAAGGCAGCCGTCTATTTGTAGCCATTCACGGGCTTGTTTGAGAATTAGAAAGAGCATCTTTAATAATCCTGAACATTCCTTGATGGGTTTAGAACAGTTTTCTCATGTGTG gattttgtttgtttttcacaaaaATGGTCATTTGAGCTGTAAGGCAAAAGTGCAGCCTCCTAGGCTGAATGGCATAAAGACTGGAGTTTTCTCCACAAGGAGCCCACATCGTCCCAATGCAATAGGACTGACCCTGGCCAAACTGGAAAAGGTAGAAG GTGGAGCTATATATCTTTCTGGAATTGACATGATTCATGGCACACCTGTCCTAGACATAAAGCCCTACATAGCTGAGTATGACTCCCCACAAAATTTGATTGAGCCTCTACAGGACTTTAATTTACAGAATAACCAATATAAATCCCAAAACACATCCCAGTCTGATGGCAAGACTGACCACTGTGACCAGCGACAGCTCTCAAGGTGTGATAAACCACAAGCCTGTAGTCACACTAaggaaaaacctaaatgtgaagATGGAACTTCAGGAGCAAACTGTATGAAACATGATAACTCGACAAAAATCCAGCAAAACTCCCCTCAGCCCAGGGAGATAGCAGCAGATTTGGGTGTAGAATCAAGAAGTGATCAGAGTCTGAGTGTGGCAGAAGAACAAATTGGCTCAAATTGCCCAGGGAAGAGCTCTTCAGAGGAAGGTACAGAAAAGAGGctaaagagagggaaggaagcagtggTCGCACaaggaaacagtgtggagatgcaGCCGGTGGTTCCTCAGTGTCCTTCCAGGATGGCTGGTGCAGCCCACCGCAGCGCGGTCCCTGACTGGGTTAGAGAGGCCCCTGTGGCCCCCTTGGAAGTCCGCTTCACTCCTCACGCAGAGACGGACCTCGAACACCTCAGTTCAGAAG
- the HEMGN gene encoding hemogen, which produces MDLGKDQSRLKRRQTPNPRQEENHVPEVTGTWNLRNREQLRKRKAEAQEKQNLQWHFGEKKCKRPRTGKGNKRGRKRRQSTELKEEPQSQFKKDTMEKSLVPTEKETEPPKSITDVLSLLASPKKVMPETQFSAVDQENIHQDYSSELQETVVQNHPSETCQDVAEPEVLSPTMYQETAVIQGHSSIMCPDTAEPEDLSPTTCQEMAVIQGHSSIMCPDTAEPEDFTSTMCQETAVLQNHPSRMCPDAAEPKALSSTMCQETTVVKVLPSKTSEDIADLEACSLEAFSKPDMPKGYALETYQKRGEPEEYNSEPEQGMAEIESFFPKTQEIAVPKDLSTKTHQETVEPEHFSHETYKEIAVPKAFSHNTTQEVPALEEYPPEIHQETPAPEEGSPEIYQETPVPEEGSPETYKETPVPEEGSPEIYQETPRPEEGSPEICQETPGPEDYSPEIYQETPGPEDLSTKACKNKDLPKECFPEPHQETGGPQGQDPKAHKEDTKDVYTFPREMREKPKAEEPETPAIANVPQEIHPENDVFSYVLF; this is translated from the exons ATGGATTTGGGAAAGGACCAATCTCGCTTGAAACGCCGTCAGACACCTAATCCTCGTCAAGAAGAGAACCATGTTCCAG AAGTCACTGGAACTTGGAATTTGCGAAACAGAGAGCAACTCAGAAAAAGGAAAGCTGAAGCACAAGAGAAGCAAAATTTGCAGTGGCATTTTGG agagaaaaaatgCAAGCGGCCAAggacaggaaaaggaaacaaaagaggcagaaagagacgACAAAGTACAGAACTGAAGGAGGAACCTCagtcacaatttaaaaaagacacaatGGAGAAATCACTGGTACCTACGGAGAAAGAAACTGAACCACCTAAGAGTATAACTGACGTGCTGTCTCTGCTAGCCTCTCCCAAAAAAGTTATGCCTGAGACACAATTTTCTGCAGTGGATCAAGAAAACATACATCAGGATTATTCTTCTGAGTTACAAGAAACAGTTGTACAAAACCACCCTTCTGAAACATGCCAAGATGTGGCTGAACCTGAAGTCCTCTCTCCTACAATGTACCAGGAAACGGCCGTGATTCAAGGCCATTCTTCCATAATGTGCCCTGATACAGCTGAACCTGAAGACCTCTCTCCTACAACGTGCCAAGAAATGGCCGTGATTCAAGGCCATTCTTCCATAATGTGCCCTGATACAGCTGAACCTGAAGATTTCACTTCTACAATGTGCCAGGAAACAGCTGTACTTCAAAACCATCCTTCCAGAATGTGCCCTGATGCAGCTGAACCTAAAGCCCTCTCCTCTACAATGTGCCAAGAAACAACTGTAGTCAAAGTCCTTCCTTCTAAAACATCTGAAGACATAGCTGACCTGGAAGCATGCTCTCTTGAAGCATTCTCCAAACCAGATATGCCTAAAGGGTATGCTCTTGAGACATACCAAAAGAGAGGTGAACCTGAGGAATACAATTCTGAACCAGAACAAGGAATGGCTGAGATTGAAAGCTTCTTTCCTAAGACACAAGAAATAGCTGTGCCTAAAGACCTTTCTACAAAGACACACCAAGAAACAGTTGAACCTGAACACTTCTCTCAtgaaacatataaagaaattGCTGTGCCTAAAGCATTCTCTCATAACACAACCCAAGAAGTGCCTGCTCTTGAGGAATATCCTCCTGAAATACACCAAGAAACACCTGCTCCTGAGGAAGGCTCACCTGAAATATACCAAGAAACACCTGTGCCTGAGGAAGGCTCACCTGAAACATACAAAGAAACACCTGTGCCTGAGGAAGGCTCACCTGAAATATACCAAGAAACACCTAGGCCTGAGGAAGGATCACCTGAGATATGCCAAGAAACACCTGGGCCTGAAGACTATTCACCTGAAATATACCAAGAAACACCTGGGCCTGAAGATCTTTCTACTAAGGCATGTAAAAATAAGGACCTGCCCAAAGAATGCTTTCCAGAACCACATCAAGAAACAGGTGGGCCCCAAGGCCAGGATCCTAAAGCGCACAAGGAGGACACTAAGGATGTTTATACTTTTCCTCGAG aaatgagagaaaaacccAAAGCGGAAGAACCAGAGACACCAGCAATTGCAAATGTTCCTCAAGAAATTCATCCAGAAAATGACGTCTttagttatgttttgttttaa